The Hyla sarda isolate aHylSar1 chromosome 2, aHylSar1.hap1, whole genome shotgun sequence genome includes the window ACCTAAGAGCTGTAACCCTAATGTCAATGGGCAGGTGTCTGTAACATGAACAGTTAGTTGCCTGGTGTGAACAGGTCTTAACGGTACAAATAGTTTATTTCTGATCAGTctttatagttagtgtgtgtatgtacaaaTAGATCAGTAAACAATAGACACATGATTCTTCATGTTGTTGGTGGCAGTATCTGTAATGCATGATTTACAAGACTTACTTTCTGCTGGGAGCTAGTCCCTAaaattaggggggggggaggggattgtggTTAGTATAAGTTCACTTACCTTCTTCCTTTTCTTGTGACACAGATGAACATCCATCAGCTGGAGTACTGTAAAGTAGCATTGTGCGCTGAACACCATTTCTGCAGCATCCAGTAGTATAGAGATCACCCAGAGGCATAATGTTGTGCTCTGTAAGATAAAACAGAAGGATTACTCAGGTACAGTAATAGCACTATAGTTTTCTAGGAGATGACATCTAGAACTGCAGTCTAAGACAATGACCTTGTAATCAAGCTGTGCTCCATTACTTACATAGATACGTGTAGGATCAAAGGGACATTGATGGGATATCTGCATAAGCTGCAGGTTGTTGGATGAACATGTAGACAACAGAGTTCGTCCTTCATTGGCCACAGTGATTATAACAGATACAGTAAGGCCTACCGTACAGGCTGCAGAGATTATTGCATTCATTATGCTGAGAACCACAGCTGCCCAGCGCTGCAAAAATAAGAGTGTGTCAGTGTGTATGAACAccattactgtatgatgtatgatgaaATATTAAACAGAAAAGCCATTTAATCCCATTAATCCTTCATTCGCAACCTCAAATAGTACCCATATGTCATATTTTCTTTCTCACCAAAGATGTGTGTGCCAGATAACGCGAGAGAACGATAGCCACAATTCCACAGGAtatgctctaaaaaaaaaaaggaacaatatGCATCATGGCTCTAAAACAACTAAATCATATACTATCTACTGTAGCATTAGTTAATGCAAGATACATCTTCTAATATGGTACACCGCGTATGGATTTCCAGTGTAGGGCTACAGAATAATCtttaacagtgagtgacagctgcagTCCACAAGACTGCATAAAACTTAGTTTATTGCTTTGGATTGCAATTGCGTTAAAATCAATAAgcactataaaaaaaatcacatcatATTCCTAGCCTAGATGAGAATTAAAATACATTCTCACTTCTAGTTACATAGCCTACAAAGGAAATCATTTACAATAAATCCAAGAAAATAGCTATATGCAAGCTATATGGTATAACATGGTTTGTATCCTGAGGGTCCTGTACAATAGTGCTGTTTGTATaggtgttcattttaaaaacttgCACAGTAGTTCATGTATTTGTTACACATGGGGGATATTCTTTACATCAAAAACTGGTGTTGGTACACTGTCAAAATAGtcacaatcctttttttttttttttcctcacaaaaaaaataaatctcatGTTTACAGAAAATTGTGCAAGCATATATTGATGTCCTTGCACAAATTTCTGTCTGTGATATGGATAGAAAAAGAACCCCAATATGCATACCTTGCAGTTATGATACAGTAGTTCTTAACTAGAGCCTTTTCAAACTACATTTCTCAGGTTCATGTATAGTAAGTGCTGCCACTAGAGGGTGTTTGCACAACACCTTGCTGTAAGACTAGTGAACTAATCGCAAAACACAAGTAAAATTGATAACCAAAAATATTGGCTAAAGTGTTTATCCCATCAGAAATTTTATTGCAGTTAATATACTGCATCAAGGAACCAGTTCTACACAAAGACTAGTTTCACACAAGCAACCTGGATACTGGGTTCTGCTTTAAATTAcacttttggactttgtaatgtgTTTTTAGATACATTACCGTATGCATTGGGAGATCTCCTGGCACATGGCACCTCGAATGTGGTATGAAAAGAGATGAACTGatgttttttgtttagtttttttgccaggtccttaaatgggcactttcaaatctaaaaactttttatatgttgttactcatGAAAGTTAAAGATCTTTTTTGTAATGTGgttgttaatattttttaaaataattaaccccttaaggacgcagggcgtacctgtatgccctgagtctgctccctttctataacggcaTGGCCCTGTGTCTTAGCGGGccaggcccggcacctagcaactgcccggactcgtggctaatagcgcgcgccactgattaaccctttagatgcggcgttcaaagttgatcaccgcatctaaagtgaaactaaactgctccGGCTAGCtcggtaagctgttcgggaccaccaaggtaaaatcgcggcatcccgaatagtTGTAGGACATGAGAAGggtccccctaccttcctcctggtgtccgatcgccaaatgactgctcagtgccttagatccaggcagaatcatcgatcaatggtttcctatgagaaaccattgatcaatgtaaaagatcagtgtgtgcagtgttatagccccctatgggagccatagcaccacaaaaaaatgcgctatcacaacgtgcggaaatgtccgaattataaaaatatattgttaattaaccccttaaggatgcagggttttttcgtttttgcattttcttttctttcctcatcaccttctaaaaatcataattctttcaattttgcacctaaaattccaaatgatggcttatttttttgctccgccaattctattttgcattgacattagtcattttaccaaaatatctacggcgaagcggaaaaaatattcattgtgcgacaaaattgaagaaaaaaggccattttgtaacacttgggggcttcagtttatacacagtgcatttttcggtaaaaattacatcttatgtttattctgtaggtccatacggttaaaatgataaccctacttatataagtttgattttgtattacttctaaaaaaaatcataactacacgcaggaaaatgtatgtttaaaattgtcatcttctgacccctataacttttttatttttcagcttaCGGGCCAATATGatggccgtgatctgaagtttttatcggtaccatttttatattgattggactttttcattgctttttattccattttttatgatataaagtgaacaaaaatacgctattttggactttggaatatttttgcgcgtacgccattgcccatgtggtttaactaacaatatattgttatagttcagacatttcctcacacggcgataccacatatgtttatttttatttacacagtttttttttttttaaatgggaaaagaggggtgattcttacttttattagggaaggtgttaaatgatcttaacttttttttcatggaataatgaataaaaagcgatcaaaaagtctgaaacggcccccccccccccaaaaataaaatttgcatttttttcttcaattttgtcgcacaatgattttacttttccgtttcgccgtagatttttgggtgacatgactgatgtcattacaaagtagaattggttgcgcaaaaaataagccatcatatggatttttaggtgcaaaattgaaatggttatgatttttaaaacgtaaggaggaaaaaacaaaagtgcataaatggaaaaacgctcagtccttaaggggttaaactcagatGCCCCCTAGAAAGAATAAACTAATATCAAAATGTAGCCCATTCACATATCTGTCCATAGAGGCCCCTATCGTGCAGAATGGTTCAGCCGTTCCTGCGCTATGCCCGCCCGAATTTTCCGTTACTTCCGGGTTCTGTGCATGGCCAGCGCAGTGtaaaaaactacatctcccagaatgcccgctCATCACATCTGATTGGCCGGCTGTGCAAGATAGGCGTTTGCTGAGCTGAGCCTATGCCAGCTCAGCAAACATGACAGACTCTCAGCACACTGACAGACTTTTTTTTCTCTGCCAGGCATCTGCAGGAGTGAGACAAAAGACAGACAGGGCTCCATCGTATAATACCGTTGTTGCACAGATAAATTATTAAGAGTGTTGCTCTTACCCCAATGGGTTACACTtcaccaagtgcaacaatggatcaaGGCGTAGATATAAATAAGGTGTCACTCCTCGTCCCAATAAAATGTGACAATAAACAGGTAAAAACTCCAGGATGTGGACAGGATGCACGGGCACTCGACAACCAGGTAACAGGATAAAAAGGTTtattttcccataatgcaacacgtagcacagctgcttcatcaggcatagttgGGTGGGTTCACAGCACACTATATATAGTTCCATTAACCCTTTCAGATCATTCATCACCTGAAGGATTATACATTTCTAACATACCATCACAATAATAAcagataataaaaatatatataccgtaatacaaATGGAAcaccataaaatatatatatgacaacCTCCACACAGAAGGAGAAAACATaaatgtgaaaattaaaattaaataaaaatagagatgttaataataatgataaaacttTTGAGCTTGAATACATAAGCAAATATCTCAAGAGAGAATACGCAACCCaatctataaataaatattatatggGAAGTGCTATTTATTTATAAAGTATCGAAGTGCGCATCAGACACCATTCGATGCCCACAACGATACAAACTGCACCATGTGAACATGGACCAACCTGAACAGGTCCTATTCCAAGTACAAACAAAGTAAGAAATATTTACATTAATTTAAGAGCATtaaaaggggagggagggggggggatactcTTTATTTGTAGTGTCGAAGCGCGCATCAGAAACCGTCCCAAGCCCGCATCGACACAAACTGCACCATGTGAACATGGACCAAAATGAGCGGGTCCGGATCCAAGTCCGAACATAATGAAGAGAGGTTGCATTAGTTGAAAAGCATTTACTCCATTCAATGTAAAATGTTGAAGCGTGTATCGAATGAAATCGATGCACGCATCGGCGCAAGACGCACCATGTGAAAAGTGATCTAACCAAGTTTGAGGTATTGTAAATAACTCCAATTTATTAAAAAAGTGTGTATCCCATAATGAAAACATGGAGCATAACCATTTATGTGATATGAATATACTAAGAAAAAAATATGAGATGAAGGATTGCCACTAAAAATAGAAATTTTAGCGTCAAAATGTTATTTGGTATTTTCAATAATTTCATTCAATCCTGCTGGGGCTAAAGAGCCCAATGTAAAAATCCAGAAGGATtctctattaaaggagtactccaatggaaaactttatATGGGCAAACAAAGCATTAAATAAAGTTATATAAATTTCTAATGTACTTGCACTGTCCAGACTGAAAGGATCCCGGTGTTCTTCTTCTTTCTGCTGCTCACCGGAAGCTCAGTAGTTTTCCTTCATTTGATGACGCTCGACTTCTTATTCCGAGCGCTCTGCCGCcatcttagcccggtgactcataCATCCCATGAGTCATCGCGGGCTCTGCCGGCCTCctagcccggagtcggctactcctcCCGCaattatatattcatttatgCTTGTTtgctgagctgccataggcttAGCTCAGCAAACACCACCAGCCAATCTCCATTATAGACATGCGCATGCGCACATCGTTAACTCCGCTTGCCAATAACTGTCTTAGTTGTGCGCATGAGCACATCGTTCTCCGGCATAATCTGCACACGCAGACGTGGCTGAAAGCTCATTGGAGCTTCAGCTGCACGTGAGTAAGGATGTTTTTTTCAAATCTCGTGATATGAAAATGAGAGGGAGCGAAGGGGGCGTACTTTATTAAAATTTAGGAAGTGGGACTAGCAGGAGAGAAGCAGGGGGAGGGCAGGAGCTGGCCGGATATGATGAGTGGGTattctgggaaatgtagtttttaaCCATGCGCTGCCCAGGCATATAACCCGGAAGTGACCGAAACTTCGGTCGGGCATAGCGTGAAAACGGCTGGGCCATTCCGCGTGATTTTAGGTGCTATGTGAAGGTATGTGAATGGGCTACATTTGGAGATTAGTTTGTTCTTTCTAGGGGGGCAtcagagttttcctttaatctcTGAAACCTATTTCTGGTTTGAGATGCAATAGTTTCAATGATCAAGTTTTAAAACCTTAAAATTGCTGTCATGGTGTAATGTTAGATGTCGAGATATACTGTGCAGCATAAATTTGTGCTGCACATTAAATCTGTGTTTATTTATGCGGGACCGCACGGTTTGTATCGTGCGGCCCACGTACTGCAAACCACAGATGCAGGTTAGCAAATATACAGCATATGAGCTGTCACAATTGTAGCAATCCCTCACCTCATATCTCACCATTCTATCTTCATTATAAAAAGTGTCAGAACCAAAATTAATCATCTGACAACACAGACATTTTTTATGGTTGCAAGGATATGTACCTCTAAggttgctttcacactataaaattcatccgttttaaagatccgtttgatgttccattatgaaaaccctgaaaatgggccattaaacgtccgttagaaaatcccattataatctatgggatttttacattatctgttttaatccgttatagtccgttataaataacggacgttattttgtgacgggagaatgaacggaagaagtagtgcatgcactatttctcccgttactatcttctgtcacaaaataacgtccgttattcataacggactataacggattaaaacagataatgtaaaaatcccatagactataatgggattttctaacggatgtttaatggcccattttcagggttttcataacggaacatcaaacggatctttaaaacggatgaattttatagtgtaaaagcagCCTAAGTTTAGTCTCAGGTTTGTCATTCCCTGGTGTCCGAACTGTTGGTAATGATCTTAATTTACTGGGGGCAATCAGGTCACGTAAATTATTCGATCTGCGGAAAGTTAAActtggtcggggggggggggtaacaatttTTTAAGAACTGGATCATCCAGAAGGTTGCTTCAGTGTTTCTTCAATGTTTTTTTTGATGTTCTTAGTAGCACAATTGTAGTTAGTGATGAAGTTATATTTGAAATTATTAGCAATTTTTACATTTGGTGAAGTTAGATTATTACCTGTAGTATCAATCTGTTTCGATTGAACTAACGATACCTGATTCATTCCTTTTAACCCTATTAAAGGCATCGGACAATAATGTCTTGGGGTAACCTCTGTTTAAAAAACGCTGCTGTAGGGTTGAGGCTTGTTTATTAAAATCCATATCCAATGTGAAATTTTTCTCACTCGGAGATATTGGCCATACAGCACGTTGCGTATCCATACAGCACGTTGCGTATACAACGttgcgttatcaagaggtagcgggcaaaccggttgcccgctacctcttgataacgctacgttgtagcgaaacatgttgaggggggcagagtggaGTTTTTAATAATCATGGCACTGCTGCTCCTTGCAATCTACCGAGTGTGACCTGCAGGCACACGGGGTTGCTCTAATATAAACACATCACAAATAGCAGAGATATCTGCGCAAGTAAATGACCTTATCAAAAtagcaaatagagaaaacagtgctatttgtttttaaatagtgtgtagtatataatAAAGGATATGGAATTTTACTTAAGTAGTATATGGGAAAACAGGTTTTTTTTGGATTCCCAAAAGGGAGTCTATAGGGATTTAAATAAACgaatttaaccctccatatactggtctataCCAGTTATGGTGAATCTCCCTAACAAACTCCTCCGCCTGTTCAGGGGACCCAGACCAAATAAAGAATAAATCATCTATGAACCgcctaaaaaataaaacataacggAAAAGGGGGGACTGTGCGATAATTAgggactcgaaacgccccatgaCCAAATTggcataactgggggcgaatcgagtccgcATCGCACAGCCCCTCCTCTGtctgtaaataatatttttttttactttgtttgtaCTTGGAATCGGACCTTTTCAGGTTGGTCCATGTTCACATGGTGCAGTTTGTATCGTTGTGGGCATCGAATGGTGTCTGATGCGCACTTTGATACTTTATAAATAAATAGCACTTCccatataatatttatttatagatcGGGTTGCGTATTCTCTCTTGAGATATTTGCTTATGTATTCAAGCTCAAaagttttatcattattattaacatctctatttttatttaattttaattttcacatttATGTTCTCTCCTTCTGTGTGGaggttgttatatatatatatatttttttttttatggttttccatttgtattatatatatttttattatctgTTAATATTGTAATGGTATGTTATAAATGTATAATCCTTCAGGTGATGAAtgatcctgaaagggttaatggaACTATATATAGTGTGCTGTGAACCCACCcaactatgcctgatgaagcagctgtgctgtgaaacgcgttgcattatgggaaaataaacatttttatcctGTTACCTGGTTGTCGAGCGCCCGTGCATCctgtgcacatcctggagttTTTACCTGTTTATTGAGGCATCTGCAGGAGACAGATtgcaggcaggaccagaaggCGGACCCCTTATGGCCACATTTATAGGGGTTGATTTATTAAGTATAtaaggtgggccatttatatggatacaccttaataaaatgggaatggttggtgatattaacttcctgtttgtggcacattagcatatgtgagggggggaaacttttcaagatggatggtgaccatggtggccattttgaagtcggccattttgaatccaacttttgttttttcaataggaagagggtcgtgtgacacatcaaacttattttcacaagaaaaacaatgatgtacttggtttattctttcatgagttatttacaagtttctgaccacttataaaatgtgctcaatttgctggccattgtgttggattgtcaatgcaaccctcttctcccactcttcacacactgacaaAGAAGATTTTGTTTAGTGATGAGGCAAacctttatgtgaatggtgaagttaacaaacaaaaccaccgctattggtctgacactaacccacattggatggatccctccaagactgttggaacacaaaaattgatggtatggtgtggtgtatatagggtacaaagatagtggggccattcttcatcaatggaaacctcaaggccactggatatgtgaaattgttacatgatgatgtgtttccctctttatgcactgaagctggcacattctgggtgtcaggtccaagcattcctagatgaacagtttcctggaaagtggattggtcgtcgtgggccagtttaatggcccccaaggtctcccgatctgacccccttagacttttatatttggggttatctgaaggcaattgtctatgctgtgaagatacgagatgtgcagcacctgaaactacggatactggaagcctgttctagcatttctcctgcggtgttgctatcggtgtgtgaagagtgggagaagagggttgcattgacaatccaacacaatgggcagcacattgaacacattttataagtggtcagaaacttgtaaataactcatgaaagaataaagttatgttaaaaccaagcacatcattgttgttcttgtgaaattcccaataagtttgatgtgtcacatcatgatcctcttcctattgaacaaacaaaagttggattcaaaatggccaacttcaaaatggccgccatggtcaccacccatcttgaaaagtttcccccctcacatatactaatgtgccacaaacaggaagttaatatcaccaaccattcccattttattaaggtgtatccatataaatggcccaccctgtattacaaaagtaattcaaataggctaatctataaaatataaatttttattactaatgacaggtaccatttaaggGATTAAAAGGATCACCAAGGATTAAAAACATTTCCAATCTTGTCCtttagtttgtgtgtggtattgcagcttaattCCGTTGAAGAGAATGGAGCAGAGCTATAATACCACACAGCTcctaaggacaggtgtggagTTGTTTTGGAAGAAagctattcctggataatcccctgTTGAGTGTATTCACACACACTGGATTACACTATGTATTTTTATTGCCTTGTAAAATCCTATGTGTTTGAATGCACCTTAAGGGGTGCGTTCATACTCGTTTATCTCCTGCTAATTTTCCtcagcgtatttgctgcagaaaatccataGCGGATTTTGCCACCATTGACTTTCATTGGCCATGGAAAATCCACAATAGTGGCAAATATGTAGGATATacacccatgtgaacgtacccttagggtctattcgcacgtgcagtatcctgcgcatatatgATGcataggatttgaagctgcagagttcTATGTAATATAATTGACTGAACactgcttcaaatctgcagcttcaaatcctgcgcatcaaatatacacagaatactgtacatgcaaatattcccttagggtagggtcacacgcccgtatttgctgctgcatgttttcctacccattgaagtcaatgggtagcaaaatcagcaaatatgcagcaaaatacggcacaggTAACCTTACCCTTAAGAAGTTTTCCCACGAAAACTATAAAAAAAGGCTACAATATAAACACATTGGTCCAGATTGATTAAATTGGAGTGATTTGCCTGTAGTATCCAATCACAGCGTAACTTTCCTATCTTAGCGAGctttggtaaaataaaagctgagctgtgattcccATAAATAAATCACACTGATTTGCCTTGTTATTCCTTAAACAAATGTCAGTACAATTCTAACAATGCAAGTTAGTTAGTCTGGAGGTTAAAGGGAAAGCAGACCTTACAAAGCTGGGAACTTGAGTTTAATGGCCActgtaaaaacttttgatatgttgtaaagcaagcaaaaccaataggttttgcaattgctttcattaaaacattttcagtatttcatactgaaaaagccagtcaaacaactgccgcctgcatgcttggacacatactagtcctgctgtgtccatgcatcatcaccatgtcatggacacacttccttgattgacagctgtgagtgcagggcccacagctggaggaaaaatcctcccactgtcagcttgtgtcccgctactgtcagtgaggacaagctgggagttgtagttttgctaatgctagggaagatgtgagcagacagcatactgagggagggggcggagacctgcacagtgaggccacgccctctccctttgagaggaattcagactagtgagctaaattaaaagtgtaataaaataaataaaggtgctagacacataaaaattagatgtacatggtcaggattaggtactgagtgttatatttaaaaaaaatgtttttttattggatctgacgggtatgctttaaatgggaaaaaaaacatagccACAATAGTGGCAAGATGGAAATTCAACAGTTATTTGGCAAAAATGTTGGTTGTTCACAGGCATCTGAGTGTAAAATTTGGTGCAAATATAAACAAAATTGAAAGCTTACATAGAAAACATAAGGTATATCAAAGAAGATGATGAAGCTTTAAGATAGGAAACTCAAGGTAAAAACTCCAACATATATAAAAGCCAAACAAACTAGCCACAAAGGTGATGCCAGAACTTTTGTAAGGCATTGTTCTAAAGAAACATGTAAATATGGCTGTCTGGAGAAAACAATCAATTTCTCCATTTAAATGCATAAAGAGTTACTCGGCAATGGGAGCGGTATACTCTGCCTCTAGGAGCGTGAACTATGACTAATCCCGACAGCTCTTCACCTGCCAAGTGGTGCTCACTGCTAGGCTGAAGCGGTGCAAGCAGGAACGGGCGGACAAACAACAAGGATTGTTGGCCCACAACGTGCTGACATCAGAGAACTTCTAAATAGGCATGGCCCTCCGTTTCCATAGTGACAGTAAACAATACAAAGACGTGACATAATAAAAGACGTCTCTAAAATCAAACTGCGGAAAAGGGGGAAATCACAGGAGTGCACATAATCAGTCTTCTTATTAAAACCCAGAGGACCTGTCGTGTCCAATCTCAGAATCCATCTCGCTTCTTTCTGCAACAGGATGGAATCTCTTTCCATCCCATTGTGGGCCGCTTCGGCCCTCTCCAACGCTGCAAAACAAATGTTTTGagtcaccagagtgaatacattGCATATGATTAATACATTTAGTAGCTCACACTCCAGTATGTAGGGATCGGATAAGTTCTCTAATGGGGTGAAAAAGAGGGTGCTCTGTTTTTCCAATATAAAACATATTGCAGGAACAGATTAAtgcatatacagtgtgtgtagaTCTGCAAGTGATCAACTGCCTGATCTGGATGTTATAACCTCCTAAGGATAGTTCTTTACATTTTTGCAttataaccgcaaaacgaacaagAGCCGCATGCATAATTTCCCTTTGGTCTCTGTTAACTCGCCAATTCTTATCTTTGTTTGTCTTTTTG containing:
- the TMEM54 gene encoding transmembrane protein 54, giving the protein MNAIISAACTVGLTVSVIITVANEGRTLLSTCSSNNLQLMQISHQCPFDPTRIYSTTLCLWVISILLDAAEMVFSAQCYFTVLQLMDVHLCHKKRKKVRIQTPLEERRASVEEEMLRSYL